One Paenibacillus sp. FSL H7-0737 DNA segment encodes these proteins:
- a CDS encoding tubulin-like doman-containing protein has product MKPVVREHIQQLDVSLGGGIVSDKIRVDTIDNPILIIGLGGTGIDALLRLKYQINRRFKLPEDPISKKKRDKPDNVEFLAFETNEQDRGKKYKGIGLDPQNEFVLLANAEIGGLLQNRSILDSYITDWLSPELSITDGMNGAAGVRQAGRLLLFTKINQVVGAIDKKIKTLSVGTNKKLMVFLLTGLSGGTGSGAFLDIAYIVRGIIERDYGSAGIDRVNTLGYLFTPDVNLSNKSLSEHTREYIRKNGYAALKELDYWMNVDSRGERFQQQYGNILTVNSPLPPFNLCHLISATNTEGKLLENAYDYCMNVTAENITNFMASEEKQSGEEFAIHDYISNIRTNIAQMNKTYPANYEYNIIGASSAVLPIEEMTTYLAFRLFDKMEKMFQQAPGQEDVEKFARKLGIDLDSMIKTFESRVPEPLPGYENSERLSHANVVKNQVVSMDTELEQNFLARAREEYIKSKKQLPGEIVGRFSEELERIFLHPEQGPFYVSRLLYTEKGFCILKLIQSYIEALRESLLRLPRDIETAQDSADEKLSDARSAFVSKEKKKNAYIDAKINEYWLHADVERTEQMIQFYEDLYELLNDENSRIYGVFTEILSALSSIFAKNGDILINGEEQADYKGNKTYYWNIVNVPDISATISKIMDQKDGDDLIRDFTREMLKHSGRWVKEQEIDIVRSISEFLSDKFGDLITRSMEDFLVMKFGHEEPLDKFVERIIAGKLDEEAVPTFHLSNSSGSLHFPSWGFVSVPVKAPGILKGIRNYQNNALGKSQFTIKESQVKNRIFWLNTRNGVPLFVYTPLRVFEENYERTILDKEGIGRHLVMTDKNNWTYLPSPIPEKSWGDTYVNSRVRDYNARVRADFAKALASGVIIEKGVDENTSNRYSVVFTKPFDMDALLSGFDMQLNSSRPNLGEVKKAADELKNLREKGLEREGIKDIFGSINKEMAQENLIRSPQLISRVRVELAKYAELTAKATELEGLLHQYLDEDKWMDQFIEALYTDSIIKKGALYVYDRDEEEDAWEPFANLMKERSYVEYAVYRHFRELDEKSRSVLLRKAARRASEMTAAEDVTPLLYKLEGLYVSFLEARDSLEYERVEYESGDEMYSFYKSMTSKLGSIRRKLK; this is encoded by the coding sequence ATGAAACCAGTAGTAAGAGAGCATATACAGCAATTGGATGTATCACTAGGCGGCGGGATTGTCAGCGATAAGATCAGGGTGGATACGATTGATAATCCGATCCTGATTATTGGACTAGGCGGCACGGGCATTGATGCCCTGCTGCGTCTTAAGTATCAGATTAACCGCCGCTTTAAGCTGCCAGAAGATCCGATATCCAAGAAGAAGCGGGACAAGCCGGATAATGTAGAGTTTCTAGCTTTTGAAACGAATGAACAGGATCGCGGAAAGAAATACAAAGGGATCGGACTCGATCCACAGAATGAATTTGTATTGCTGGCGAATGCTGAAATCGGCGGATTGCTGCAGAACCGCAGTATCCTTGATTCGTACATCACGGATTGGCTGTCACCCGAGCTGAGTATCACAGATGGTATGAACGGTGCCGCTGGTGTGCGGCAGGCTGGACGTCTGCTCTTGTTCACCAAGATTAATCAGGTTGTAGGAGCGATTGATAAGAAGATCAAGACCTTATCTGTAGGCACGAACAAAAAGCTGATGGTCTTCCTTTTGACAGGTCTGTCAGGGGGTACAGGTAGTGGAGCGTTCCTTGATATTGCCTATATCGTACGCGGTATTATTGAACGTGATTATGGATCAGCCGGTATTGACCGTGTGAACACACTGGGTTATCTCTTTACACCGGACGTGAACCTGTCTAATAAAAGTCTAAGTGAGCATACGCGTGAATATATTCGCAAGAACGGTTATGCGGCGCTAAAAGAGCTGGATTACTGGATGAATGTAGATAGTCGTGGGGAGCGATTCCAGCAGCAATACGGGAATATTTTGACGGTAAACTCTCCACTGCCTCCGTTTAATTTATGCCATTTGATCTCTGCAACGAATACCGAAGGTAAGCTGTTAGAGAATGCGTATGATTACTGTATGAACGTAACGGCTGAGAACATCACGAACTTTATGGCAAGTGAAGAAAAGCAGTCTGGTGAAGAATTCGCCATCCATGACTATATCAGTAATATCCGCACCAATATTGCGCAGATGAATAAGACTTATCCAGCTAACTATGAGTACAACATTATCGGCGCCTCGTCTGCCGTGCTTCCGATTGAGGAAATGACGACTTATCTGGCCTTCCGCTTGTTTGATAAAATGGAAAAAATGTTCCAGCAGGCGCCTGGTCAAGAGGATGTTGAGAAATTCGCACGTAAGCTTGGGATTGATCTCGACAGTATGATTAAAACCTTTGAATCCCGTGTGCCTGAGCCATTGCCAGGATACGAGAACAGCGAACGCTTGAGTCATGCCAATGTAGTCAAGAATCAAGTGGTAAGTATGGATACAGAGCTGGAGCAGAACTTCCTGGCTCGTGCCCGTGAGGAATATATTAAATCGAAAAAGCAGCTGCCTGGCGAAATTGTTGGACGTTTCAGTGAAGAGCTGGAGCGCATCTTCCTGCACCCAGAGCAAGGGCCGTTCTACGTTTCCCGCCTGCTGTACACAGAGAAGGGCTTCTGTATTTTGAAACTGATTCAGTCTTATATTGAGGCTTTACGTGAAAGCTTGCTGCGTCTGCCACGCGATATTGAGACGGCGCAGGACAGTGCGGATGAGAAGCTGAGCGATGCACGCAGTGCTTTTGTATCCAAAGAGAAGAAGAAAAATGCCTATATTGACGCTAAAATCAATGAGTATTGGCTGCATGCCGATGTAGAACGTACTGAGCAAATGATTCAATTTTATGAGGACTTATACGAGCTCTTAAACGATGAAAACAGCCGGATTTATGGTGTATTTACGGAGATTCTTAGTGCGCTTAGCTCGATTTTTGCCAAGAATGGGGACATCCTTATCAATGGTGAAGAGCAAGCGGATTATAAAGGAAACAAAACTTATTATTGGAACATTGTTAACGTGCCGGATATTTCGGCGACGATCTCCAAAATCATGGATCAGAAGGACGGCGACGACCTGATTCGCGACTTCACCCGTGAAATGCTGAAGCATTCCGGACGTTGGGTTAAGGAACAGGAGATTGATATCGTTCGCTCGATTTCAGAGTTCCTTAGTGATAAGTTCGGGGATCTGATCACCCGTTCGATGGAAGATTTCCTTGTGATGAAATTCGGCCATGAAGAGCCGCTGGATAAGTTCGTAGAGCGGATCATTGCCGGTAAATTGGACGAAGAGGCTGTGCCTACCTTCCACCTTAGCAACAGCTCGGGCAGCTTGCATTTCCCATCATGGGGCTTCGTTTCCGTACCTGTTAAAGCACCTGGCATCCTGAAAGGGATTCGTAATTATCAGAATAATGCGCTTGGCAAATCACAATTTACAATCAAAGAAAGCCAAGTCAAAAACCGTATTTTCTGGCTTAACACCCGCAACGGTGTGCCACTCTTCGTATACACGCCACTGCGGGTGTTTGAAGAGAACTATGAGCGGACCATTCTAGATAAGGAAGGGATCGGCCGCCATCTGGTGATGACGGATAAGAACAACTGGACGTATCTGCCTTCTCCGATTCCGGAAAAATCATGGGGTGACACCTACGTCAATTCTCGTGTACGTGATTATAACGCACGTGTACGTGCAGACTTTGCAAAGGCGTTGGCAAGCGGAGTGATCATCGAAAAAGGTGTAGACGAGAATACAAGCAACAGATACTCTGTTGTGTTCACGAAACCATTTGATATGGATGCTCTATTGAGTGGATTTGATATGCAGTTAAATTCTTCACGTCCGAATCTCGGAGAAGTGAAGAAGGCGGCTGATGAACTTAAGAATCTGCGCGAGAAGGGCTTGGAACGCGAAGGCATTAAAGATATTTTTGGCAGCATTAACAAAGAAATGGCACAGGAGAATTTAATTCGTTCACCGCAGCTGATTTCTCGTGTTCGTGTTGAGCTAGCTAAATATGCTGAGCTGACTGCAAAAGCAACGGAGCTTGAAGGGCTGCTCCATCAATATCTGGACGAAGACAAGTGGATGGACCAATTCATCGAGGCGTTGTACACGGACAGCATTATCAAGAAAGGCGCACTCTACGTTTATGATCGTGATGAAGAAGAGGACGCTTGGGAGCCGTTTGCCAACTTGATGAAAGAACGTAGCTACGTGGAATATGCCGTGTACCGTCATTTCCGGGAGCTGGATGAGAAGAGCCGCAGCGTTCTACTGCGTAAGGCAGCTCGTCGTGCGAGTGAAATGACTGCCGCTGAAGACGTAACCCCATTGCTCTATAAGCTGGAAGGGCTGTATGTATCCTTCCTTGAAGCACGCGACAGCTTGGAGTATGAACGGGTAGAGTATGAGAGCGGCGATGAGATGTATAGTTTCTACAAGAGTATGACTAGCAAACTCGGCAGCATCCGCAGAAAGTTGAAATAG
- a CDS encoding vWA domain-containing protein — protein sequence MQRKINLLLLFFSLIGGGVAFLFGEWLLSWYNDLPSILLVGIYFAIVALGIGIGCLLAEMISPRLNGASWKQRYLGLSWKLLPLMIVLALGVGALTEFVYELNFGGAKPVKNVVMAIDDSGSMAQSDPDNSRYSAAKALIARMDNDNQVAVVTFNHEAVVVQPLTPLSDSQNREKVLTAIDNLKPTEGGTNISGAISEALKEIDSDGRKNQGAMVILLSDGVSNFDTSRELQTYIDRGIAVNTIGLGMQDPAGTQLLQDIAKITGGHYYDVTDTALLGDVFQQIYDRLGDRTLLTVRSDATADSPYYAAVRILSLMLIGAALGLGLGIMFDNRHLAKSFGIGGVISGLFAGLILEFGLSGHNFTDGLIRLLAVLILAAIISLFTGVIPVGEGRIYRNRRNNAAPNPPSESFPDRRRNRNSKGF from the coding sequence ATGCAGAGAAAAATCAATCTGCTCCTGCTCTTCTTCAGTCTGATCGGCGGCGGGGTCGCCTTTCTTTTTGGCGAGTGGCTGCTAAGCTGGTACAACGATCTGCCTTCCATCTTGCTCGTTGGCATTTATTTTGCCATAGTAGCACTCGGTATCGGCATCGGTTGTCTGCTTGCAGAAATGATCTCGCCACGGCTGAACGGAGCCTCGTGGAAGCAGCGCTACCTAGGTTTATCCTGGAAGCTCCTGCCTCTGATGATTGTCCTTGCACTTGGAGTTGGAGCATTAACAGAATTTGTTTATGAGCTGAATTTTGGCGGTGCTAAACCGGTTAAAAATGTTGTAATGGCTATCGATGACTCTGGCAGTATGGCGCAGAGTGATCCTGATAACAGCCGTTATTCAGCCGCTAAGGCGTTAATTGCGAGAATGGACAATGACAATCAGGTAGCGGTGGTGACATTTAACCACGAAGCTGTAGTCGTCCAGCCGTTAACACCACTCTCGGATTCGCAGAATCGTGAGAAGGTGTTGACTGCCATTGATAACTTGAAACCAACTGAGGGTGGCACGAACATAAGTGGTGCGATCTCGGAAGCACTTAAGGAGATAGACAGTGACGGCAGAAAAAATCAAGGCGCTATGGTCATCTTGCTGTCGGACGGAGTCAGTAATTTCGACACCTCACGAGAATTACAGACCTATATAGATCGTGGCATTGCCGTAAATACCATTGGTCTGGGGATGCAGGATCCTGCCGGTACCCAGTTGCTGCAGGATATTGCGAAAATAACGGGCGGTCACTATTATGATGTGACAGATACGGCTCTTTTGGGTGATGTATTCCAGCAAATCTATGATCGTTTGGGAGATCGGACATTGCTTACGGTGCGTAGTGATGCTACGGCAGATAGTCCATACTATGCTGCAGTTCGTATTTTGTCGCTGATGCTAATCGGTGCTGCACTTGGACTCGGTCTTGGTATTATGTTTGATAACCGTCATTTAGCAAAAAGCTTCGGGATTGGCGGCGTTATCTCAGGGTTGTTCGCAGGGCTTATTCTGGAATTTGGACTTAGCGGGCACAATTTCACTGACGGCCTAATTCGCCTCCTTGCTGTTCTTATATTGGCTGCAATCATCTCATTATTTACAGGCGTCATTCCAGTAGGTGAAGGACGTATTTACCGTAATAGAAGAAATAATGCAGCTCCTAATCCACCGTCAGAAAGCTTTCCTGATCGACGGAGAAATCGGAATAGCAAAGGATTCTAG